A window of Microbacterium luteolum contains these coding sequences:
- the dapA gene encoding 4-hydroxy-tetrahydrodipicolinate synthase, which produces MTHSGNPFGQVLVALVTPMTADGEVDWPAVEKHIDDVITAGADGIVVTGTTGETSTLTDPEKLKLVEVGRSVSAGRAKIITGGGSNETAHAIELYKASEKAGADGIMIVTPYYNKPTQAGILTHFRLVADATDLPVILYDIPGRTGVPIKYETILRLAKHPNILAVKDAKGDFSEVSRVLNQTDLMYFSGDDANVLPHLAIGATGLIGVTANVAAAPYRTIIDAVNNGDLATATAEHKRLEPLVRAVMTHVPGTVAAKYILHGLGRISSPRVRLPLVGPEEWEAALIEDELDLVKDVPGADFSNFRPDRNAAAGGALPKVHGTTR; this is translated from the coding sequence ATGACGCACTCGGGCAACCCCTTCGGACAGGTTCTCGTCGCGCTCGTCACTCCGATGACGGCCGACGGCGAAGTCGACTGGCCCGCCGTCGAGAAGCACATCGATGACGTGATCACCGCAGGCGCGGACGGCATCGTCGTGACGGGAACGACAGGCGAGACCTCGACCCTGACGGACCCGGAGAAGCTCAAGCTCGTCGAGGTCGGGAGGTCCGTATCGGCGGGCCGCGCCAAGATCATCACGGGCGGCGGCTCGAACGAGACCGCGCACGCCATCGAGCTGTACAAGGCCAGCGAGAAGGCCGGCGCCGACGGCATCATGATCGTCACGCCGTACTACAACAAGCCGACGCAGGCGGGCATCCTCACGCACTTCCGGCTGGTGGCCGATGCGACCGATCTGCCGGTGATCCTCTACGACATCCCCGGCCGCACCGGCGTGCCGATCAAGTACGAGACGATCCTCCGCCTGGCGAAGCACCCCAACATCCTCGCGGTGAAGGACGCCAAGGGCGACTTCTCCGAGGTGAGCCGCGTGCTCAACCAGACCGATCTGATGTACTTCTCCGGCGATGACGCGAACGTCCTCCCGCACCTCGCGATCGGCGCGACGGGCCTCATCGGCGTCACAGCGAACGTCGCGGCAGCTCCGTACCGCACCATCATCGACGCGGTGAACAACGGCGACCTGGCCACGGCGACCGCAGAGCACAAGCGTCTCGAGCCGCTCGTGCGCGCGGTGATGACGCATGTGCCCGGCACCGTCGCGGCCAAGTACATCCTGCACGGCCTCGGTCGCATCTCGAGCCCGCGCGTGCGCCTTCCCCTGGTCGGTCCGGAGGAGTGGGAGGCCGCTCTCATCGAGGACGAGCTCGACCTCGTCAAGGATGTCCCCGGCGCCGATTTCTCGAACTTCCGACCCGACCGCAATGCGGCTGCGGGTGGTGCCCTGCCGAAGGTGCACGGCACGACGCGCTGA
- a CDS encoding EF-Tu/IF-2/RF-3 family GTPase, translating into MGWFRRRRDPQDANEILRQYNEAEAVRLAALANGVTTTREETAFVSAAGDAAQLAVEDVFTITGRGQVATGTVTTGTIRVGDAVVVLRDGAPVADTEITGIEMFRKHADAASAGTMIGVLLRGRTDVARGDVIRVASSG; encoded by the coding sequence ATGGGATGGTTCCGCAGGAGACGCGATCCGCAGGACGCGAACGAGATCCTGCGGCAGTACAACGAGGCGGAGGCGGTGCGCCTCGCCGCCTTGGCGAACGGCGTGACGACGACGCGGGAGGAAACCGCATTCGTCAGCGCAGCCGGCGATGCGGCCCAGCTCGCCGTCGAGGACGTCTTCACCATCACGGGCCGCGGCCAGGTCGCGACCGGCACCGTGACGACCGGGACGATCCGGGTCGGCGACGCCGTGGTCGTTCTCCGGGACGGGGCCCCGGTCGCCGACACGGAGATCACCGGCATCGAGATGTTCCGCAAGCATGCGGACGCGGCATCCGCCGGCACCATGATCGGGGTGCTGCTGCGCGGCAGGACCGACGTGGCCCGTGGGGACGTCATCCGGGTCGCCTCGTCTGGGTGA
- a CDS encoding SDR family NAD(P)-dependent oxidoreductase: MPTALITGASAGLGAEFARQLARRRADLILVARSEDALNSLAADLRSEFGVAVEVLVADLADDEGVTKVADRLRDAGDPIDLLVNNAGFGLPLQFADNDIDDEVRHLRVHVEASMRLMHAALQTMRGRGGRIINVASVAGFISRSTYSACKSWLIGFSRWANAEYSRDGVSVTALCPGFTHTTFHERMGLAVGQEGVPDLMWLNARDVVRVGLRDAALGRSVSIPSLRYKAIVALTGILPSALTSGVARRGRV, from the coding sequence ATGCCCACCGCACTGATCACGGGAGCCAGCGCCGGCCTCGGCGCCGAGTTCGCCCGGCAGCTCGCTCGTCGCCGTGCAGACCTGATCCTCGTGGCCCGTTCGGAGGATGCGCTGAACTCCCTGGCCGCCGATCTGCGGAGCGAGTTCGGTGTGGCGGTGGAGGTGCTCGTCGCCGATCTCGCCGACGACGAGGGCGTCACGAAGGTCGCCGATCGGCTGCGGGATGCCGGAGACCCGATCGATCTGCTCGTCAACAACGCCGGCTTCGGACTTCCCCTGCAGTTCGCGGACAACGACATCGATGACGAGGTCCGGCACCTGCGCGTCCACGTGGAGGCGTCGATGCGGCTCATGCACGCGGCGTTGCAGACCATGCGCGGTCGCGGCGGACGCATCATCAACGTCGCGTCCGTCGCCGGATTCATCTCCCGCTCCACATACTCCGCCTGCAAGTCCTGGCTGATCGGATTCAGTCGCTGGGCGAACGCCGAGTACTCCCGTGACGGTGTCTCGGTGACCGCGCTGTGCCCCGGATTCACGCACACCACGTTCCATGAGCGCATGGGTCTCGCGGTGGGCCAGGAGGGCGTTCCCGACCTAATGTGGTTGAACGCCCGCGATGTGGTGCGGGTGGGTCTCCGGGATGCGGCTCTCGGGCGCTCCGTGTCGATCCCTTCGCTGCGCTACAAGGCGATCGTGGCACTGACGGGCATCCTTCCGAGCGCGCTCACGTCCGGCGTCGCGCGCCGTGGTCGCGTCTGA
- a CDS encoding dihydrofolate reductase, with amino-acid sequence MTWVGLIWAEAQGGVIGAEGGMPWHVPEDLAHFKEVTLGAPVVMGRKTWDSLPERFRPLEGRENIVITRQQDWAAEGAHRSANVAEAVRGKDRVWIIGGAEIFRLVIGDADRLEVTEIELDVTGDAYAPSKAGWRLVDEGEWQTSRTGTRYRFLGYER; translated from the coding sequence ATGACCTGGGTGGGCCTGATCTGGGCGGAGGCACAGGGCGGAGTGATCGGCGCCGAGGGCGGGATGCCGTGGCACGTGCCGGAGGACCTCGCGCACTTCAAGGAGGTCACGCTCGGCGCGCCGGTCGTGATGGGCCGCAAGACCTGGGATTCCCTGCCGGAGAGGTTCCGTCCCCTCGAAGGACGCGAGAACATCGTCATCACCCGCCAGCAGGACTGGGCTGCCGAGGGCGCGCATCGTTCGGCGAACGTCGCCGAGGCCGTCCGCGGCAAGGACAGGGTCTGGATCATCGGCGGCGCCGAGATCTTCCGCCTCGTGATCGGCGACGCGGATCGGCTCGAGGTCACCGAGATCGAGCTCGACGTCACGGGTGACGCGTACGCGCCGTCCAAGGCCGGGTGGCGGCTCGTCGACGAAGGGGAGTGGCAGACCTCTCGCACCGGCACCCGCTACCGGTTCCTCGGGTACGAGCGCTGA
- a CDS encoding thymidylate synthase produces the protein MSAAVPTPYEDLLRDVLETGTHKSDRTGTGTTSVFGRQIRFDLSKGFPLITTKRVHFKSIAYELLWFLRGDSNVRWLQENGVTIWDEWADETGDLGPVYGVQWRSWPTPDGESIDQLSQVIEQIRQSPDSRRLIVSAWNPADIPDMALAPCHALFQFYVADGRLSCQLYQRSADMFLGVPFNIASYALLTMMIAQQVGLEPGDFVWTGGDCHIYDNHLEQVREQLTREPFAYPTLRFARTPESILDYRYEDLVVEDYQHHAPIRAAVAV, from the coding sequence ATGAGCGCAGCCGTCCCGACACCCTACGAAGACCTGCTCCGCGACGTGCTGGAGACCGGCACGCACAAGTCGGATCGCACGGGCACGGGCACCACCAGCGTCTTCGGACGGCAGATCCGTTTCGACCTGTCGAAGGGCTTCCCGCTGATCACCACCAAGCGGGTGCATTTCAAGTCGATCGCGTACGAGCTCCTCTGGTTCCTGCGCGGCGATTCCAACGTGCGGTGGCTGCAGGAGAACGGCGTCACCATCTGGGACGAGTGGGCCGACGAGACCGGCGATCTGGGTCCGGTGTACGGGGTGCAGTGGCGCTCGTGGCCGACGCCGGACGGCGAGAGCATCGACCAGCTCTCTCAGGTGATCGAGCAGATCCGTCAGTCCCCGGACTCGCGCCGCCTCATCGTGTCGGCCTGGAACCCGGCCGACATCCCCGACATGGCGCTCGCCCCGTGCCATGCCCTGTTCCAGTTCTACGTCGCCGACGGCCGGCTGTCGTGCCAGTTGTACCAGCGCAGTGCCGACATGTTCCTCGGCGTGCCGTTCAACATCGCGTCGTACGCCCTGCTCACCATGATGATCGCCCAGCAGGTCGGTCTCGAGCCCGGTGATTTCGTCTGGACGGGCGGCGACTGCCACATCTACGACAACCACCTCGAGCAGGTCCGCGAACAGCTGACGCGCGAGCCTTTCGCCTATCCGACGCTGCGCTTCGCCCGCACCCCGGAGTCGATCCTCGACTACCGCTACGAGGACCTCGTCGTGGAGGACTACCAGCACCACGCCCCGATCCGCGCGGCGGTGGCGGTATGA
- a CDS encoding thioredoxin family protein: MSPALAGGIAAALLVLATIIGVTLRRRDGRRLDAGALRFDRADAAAAEFGSRATLVQFSTEMCARCPQVRRMLHAYAADHDGLSHIEVDLTHRPDLSARYKVLQTPTTFVIDGSGAVRARFHGVPHRHALTEAVASV; the protein is encoded by the coding sequence ATGTCGCCAGCGCTCGCGGGAGGGATCGCGGCAGCACTCCTGGTGCTCGCCACGATCATCGGAGTGACCCTGCGCCGCCGAGACGGGCGCAGGCTCGATGCCGGCGCGCTCCGCTTCGACCGGGCGGATGCCGCTGCGGCCGAGTTCGGCTCCCGCGCGACGCTCGTGCAGTTCAGCACGGAGATGTGCGCGCGCTGCCCTCAAGTACGGCGGATGCTGCACGCATACGCCGCAGACCACGACGGTCTGAGCCACATCGAGGTCGATCTGACCCATCGACCGGACCTGTCGGCCCGGTACAAGGTGCTGCAGACCCCCACGACCTTCGTGATCGACGGCTCCGGCGCCGTCCGGGCGCGTTTCCACGGCGTCCCGCATCGTCACGCCCTCACCGAAGCCGTCGCCTCCGTCTGA
- a CDS encoding DUF4395 domain-containing protein, which produces MTTPAGIDPRGPRFAATITAVLLLVATFLALIGISTAQATGWFAYQPLADATFVPGTWAITSASLAQRALDPGFLVTVVIALLFLWSVVSPGTAPWGVLFRRLVRPRLAPPAELEDPRPPRFSQGVGLFVVGIGLVLHLIGVPWALPIATAAAFIAAFLNAAFAFCLGCQLYLLLQRAGIIGRAASTA; this is translated from the coding sequence ATGACCACTCCCGCAGGCATCGATCCGCGCGGCCCGCGCTTCGCCGCCACGATCACGGCCGTCCTCCTGCTGGTGGCGACGTTCCTGGCGCTGATCGGGATCTCGACGGCGCAGGCGACCGGCTGGTTCGCCTACCAGCCGTTGGCGGACGCGACCTTCGTCCCCGGCACGTGGGCGATCACCTCGGCGTCGCTCGCCCAGCGCGCCCTCGACCCGGGCTTCCTCGTCACCGTCGTCATCGCCCTCCTGTTCCTGTGGAGCGTCGTGTCGCCGGGAACCGCCCCCTGGGGCGTGCTGTTCCGCCGCCTCGTGCGCCCTCGCCTCGCGCCGCCGGCCGAACTCGAAGATCCCCGACCGCCGCGGTTCTCGCAGGGCGTCGGACTCTTCGTCGTCGGCATCGGCCTGGTCCTGCATCTGATCGGCGTTCCGTGGGCGCTCCCGATCGCCACGGCCGCCGCCTTCATCGCCGCGTTCCTGAACGCCGCCTTCGCCTTCTGCCTCGGATGCCAGCTCTACCTGCTGCTGCAGCGCGCCGGCATCATCGGCCGGGCGGCTTCCACGGCCTGA
- a CDS encoding OsmC family peroxiredoxin, whose translation MPVTSEAASTWTGSLMEGSGTVAFSSSNLGTFPINWKARSEGSDTTTTPEELIAAAHSSCFSMALSHALAENGTPPEKVNTSASVTFKPGVGITGSHLNVNAVVPGLSPEKFQEIAAEAKTGCPVSQALAGIEITLEATLA comes from the coding sequence ATGCCCGTCACCAGCGAAGCCGCCAGCACGTGGACCGGATCGCTCATGGAGGGGTCGGGCACCGTCGCGTTCTCTTCGTCGAACCTCGGCACCTTCCCGATCAACTGGAAGGCGCGCAGCGAGGGCAGCGACACGACGACGACGCCCGAGGAGCTCATCGCCGCGGCGCACTCCTCCTGCTTCAGCATGGCGCTCTCTCACGCCCTCGCCGAGAACGGCACCCCGCCGGAGAAGGTGAACACCAGCGCGTCGGTGACGTTCAAGCCCGGCGTCGGCATCACCGGCAGCCACCTCAACGTGAACGCGGTCGTCCCCGGCCTGTCGCCGGAGAAGTTCCAGGAGATCGCGGCAGAGGCCAAGACCGGCTGCCCGGTGTCTCAGGCGCTGGCCGGCATCGAGATCACCCTCGAGGCCACGCTGGCCTGA
- the dapB gene encoding 4-hydroxy-tetrahydrodipicolinate reductase: protein MTSQVALVGGTGKLGKIIHAVIDDLEGFEVSRVLTSSSDLSELHGADLVVDASTPQISIDVVRSAVERGINVLVATSGWSAERIALVRPLVEAAGTGVVFIPNFSLGSVLGSALAAAAAPFFGSAEIIEAHQETKIDSPSGTAVRTAELIAAARAEQGPVSAPHADQRARGQQVGSVPIHSLRRPGVVAKQEVILSGPGESLTFTHDTVDPALAYAPGIRLAVPFARDAKGVIVGLEHMIDIGIRS from the coding sequence ATGACTTCGCAGGTAGCACTCGTCGGCGGAACCGGGAAGCTCGGGAAGATCATCCACGCGGTGATCGATGATCTCGAGGGCTTCGAGGTGAGCCGCGTGCTGACCTCGTCGAGCGATCTCTCCGAGCTGCACGGTGCCGACCTCGTCGTCGACGCGTCAACGCCGCAGATCAGCATCGACGTCGTCCGTTCCGCCGTCGAGCGCGGCATCAACGTCCTGGTGGCGACCTCGGGGTGGTCGGCGGAGCGGATCGCGCTCGTACGACCGCTGGTCGAGGCCGCGGGTACCGGCGTGGTCTTCATCCCGAACTTCTCGCTCGGGTCGGTCCTCGGCTCGGCCCTCGCGGCGGCGGCAGCACCGTTCTTCGGCTCGGCCGAGATCATCGAGGCGCACCAGGAGACCAAGATCGACTCGCCGAGCGGCACAGCGGTGCGCACGGCCGAGCTCATCGCGGCGGCGCGGGCCGAGCAGGGACCGGTGAGCGCGCCGCACGCGGATCAGCGCGCCCGCGGTCAGCAGGTCGGCAGCGTGCCGATCCACTCGCTGCGTCGACCCGGCGTCGTCGCCAAGCAGGAGGTCATCCTCTCCGGCCCCGGCGAGTCGCTCACCTTCACGCACGACACGGTCGATCCCGCCCTCGCCTATGCGCCGGGCATCCGCCTCGCCGTGCCGTTCGCGCGCGACGCGAAGGGCGTGATCGTGGGGCTGGAGCACATGATCGACATCGGCATCCGCTCGTGA
- a CDS encoding histidine phosphatase family protein, whose translation MTHYIYLVRHGEHQDAEHGLADGPLSPRGQRQAELIADRLSGLPLDAVWHSPLLRANETARAIAGRLPSVDPEPTALLFDCVPTGMTEETPAAFEPFFGSISDAEIDAGRAQMADAVNEFLMRKNGEVHEVLITHNFVISWFVREVLGAPEWRWMTLNQAHCGLTIIAQKQGRPWTLLNHNDTGHLPFELRTGIPDPMPV comes from the coding sequence GTGACGCATTACATATATCTGGTCAGACATGGTGAACATCAGGATGCCGAGCACGGCCTCGCCGACGGTCCCCTCTCGCCGCGCGGGCAGCGGCAGGCCGAGCTGATCGCCGATCGGCTCTCCGGTCTCCCGCTCGACGCGGTCTGGCACTCGCCGCTCCTGCGCGCGAACGAGACGGCCCGTGCGATCGCCGGTCGGCTCCCGTCCGTCGATCCCGAACCGACTGCTCTGCTGTTCGACTGCGTCCCCACCGGGATGACGGAAGAGACTCCTGCGGCGTTCGAGCCCTTCTTCGGGTCGATCTCCGACGCCGAGATCGACGCGGGTCGCGCACAGATGGCCGACGCGGTCAACGAATTCCTCATGCGCAAGAACGGCGAGGTGCACGAGGTCCTCATCACGCACAACTTCGTCATCTCCTGGTTCGTCCGCGAGGTGCTCGGAGCGCCCGAGTGGCGCTGGATGACCCTCAACCAGGCCCACTGCGGATTGACGATCATCGCGCAGAAGCAGGGTCGGCCGTGGACGCTGCTCAATCACAACGACACCGGGCATCTGCCGTTCGAGCTGCGCACCGGCATCCCTGACCCGATGCCCGTCTGA
- a CDS encoding aldo/keto reductase, giving the protein MRLFSVGAGASDERAHGAAEPASIEHPSAPIPIVGPGVGETVRTPLGETGFETFPLMLGAAEFGWNVDLETSHGILDRYIEFGGNAIHTADGFSGGRSEHILGQWLRSRGQRDRAILSVRIGAHADNPGLGSVNLVRAVEGSLTRLGVERIDVLYLDATLDRTTNVEDTLATVEWLKDAGKIGVVGAFGFAPEKLVEARILASAGYPRIEVIDAPYNLLRRQPFEGDLRLVAGAQNLAVTPSHALEHGFLSGRHRNKALASQGVRGEQLRGHLNRRGIKILRALDQVAAELAVPVAAVSIAWLLAQRTVAAPIVNTFATEHVDELMQGAGVTLSRTQVAELTRAGN; this is encoded by the coding sequence ATGCGGTTGTTCAGCGTAGGCGCGGGAGCGTCGGACGAGCGAGCCCACGGGGCCGCTGAGCCCGCCTCCATCGAGCATCCCTCCGCGCCCATCCCCATCGTCGGACCCGGCGTCGGCGAGACAGTCCGCACGCCCCTCGGCGAGACGGGATTCGAGACGTTCCCCCTGATGCTGGGCGCGGCGGAGTTCGGCTGGAACGTCGACCTGGAGACGAGCCACGGCATCCTGGACCGCTACATCGAGTTCGGCGGCAACGCGATCCACACGGCCGACGGCTTCTCCGGAGGTCGCAGCGAGCACATCCTCGGGCAGTGGCTGCGCTCACGCGGGCAGCGCGACCGGGCGATCCTGAGCGTTCGCATCGGCGCTCACGCCGACAACCCCGGGCTCGGCTCGGTGAACCTCGTCCGTGCCGTCGAGGGCTCGCTGACGCGTCTCGGAGTCGAGCGCATCGATGTGCTCTACCTCGACGCCACCCTCGACAGGACGACGAACGTCGAAGACACGCTCGCCACGGTCGAATGGCTGAAGGACGCCGGCAAGATCGGCGTGGTGGGCGCGTTCGGCTTCGCACCCGAGAAGCTCGTCGAGGCGCGGATCCTGGCGTCGGCGGGCTACCCGCGCATCGAGGTGATCGACGCGCCGTACAACCTGCTCCGTCGGCAGCCGTTCGAGGGCGACCTGCGCCTCGTCGCAGGGGCGCAGAACCTCGCGGTCACGCCCTCGCACGCACTCGAACACGGTTTCCTCTCGGGCCGCCACCGCAACAAGGCGCTCGCATCGCAGGGCGTTCGCGGCGAGCAGCTGCGTGGTCATCTCAACCGCCGGGGCATCAAGATCCTCCGCGCGCTGGATCAGGTCGCCGCGGAACTCGCGGTTCCGGTGGCGGCGGTCTCGATCGCCTGGCTCCTGGCGCAGCGCACCGTCGCAGCCCCGATCGTGAACACCTTCGCGACCGAGCACGTCGACGAGCTCATGCAGGGCGCGGGGGTCACGCTCTCGCGCACCCAGGTCGCCGAGCTCACACGAGCCGGCAACTGA